In Pyrus communis chromosome 8, drPyrComm1.1, whole genome shotgun sequence, one genomic interval encodes:
- the LOC137741411 gene encoding probable aminotransferase TAT2, giving the protein MENRTSNLQAAPVDTTCSTITIKGILSLLLQNVDENDVRRLISLGMGDPTAFSCFHTTHVSQEAVVDALQSDKFNGYAPTVGLPQTRRAIAEYLSRDLPYKLTSDDVFVTSGCTQAIDVALAMLARPGANILLPKPCFPIYELCSAFRHLEIRHFDLLQENAWEVDLDAVEALADHNTVAMVIINPGNPCGNVYSYQHLEKIAETAKNLRIPVIADEVYGHLAFGDKPFVPMGVFGSTVPVLTLGSLSKRWIVPGWRLGWFVTTDPCGMFRIPKVIERIKKYFDILGGPATFIQAAVPRILQQTEEAFFKKTLYLLKQSSDICCDRINEIPCLTCPSKPEGSMAVMVKLDLSLLEDINDDIEFCFKLVKEESVIFLPGTAVGLTSWIRVTFAADPSSIEEALRRTKSFYQRHARKL; this is encoded by the exons ATGGAAAACCGCACCTCGAACCTCCAAGCTGCACCAGTGGACACTACTTGTTCGACAATCACCATCAAAGGCATCCTCAGCTTGCTGCTGCAGAATGTCGACGAAAACGACGTCAGACGGCTGATTTCTTTGGGCATGGGCGACCCGACTGCCTTCTCTTGCTTCCACACGACGCATGTTTCGCAGGAAGCTGTAGTCGACGCCCTCCAGTCCGACAAGTTCAATGGCTATGCACCCACTGTTGGTCTTCCTCAAACCAGAAg AGCAATTGCTGAGTATCTGTCTCGTGATCTTCCATACAAGTTAACATCTGATGATGTTTTTGTCACATCTGGTTGCACACAAGCCATTGATGTCGCGTTGGCAATGCTTGCTCGCCCCGGTGCCAATATCTTGCTTCCAAAGCCATGCTTCCCTATTTATGAACTTTGTTCTGCTTTTAGACATCTTGAAATTCGACATTTCGATCTCCTGCAAGAGAATGCATGGGAGGTTGACCTTGATGCTGTTGAAGCTCTTGCAGATCACAACACAGTTGCAATGGTAATTATAAACCCCGGGAATCCTTGTGGGAATGTGTACAGTTACCAACATCTGGAGAAG ATCGCAGAAACTGCAAAAAACCTTCGAATTCCTGTAATTGCTGATGAAGTTTATGGGCATCTTGCTTTTGGGGATAAACCATTTGTGCCAATGGGAGTTTTTGGATCAACTGTTCCGGTTCTTACTCTCGGGTCCCTGTCAAAGAGATGGATAGTTCCTGGATGGCGACTTGGTTGGTTTGTGACGACTGATCCATGTGGCATGTTTAGAATACCCAAG GTTATTGAGCGCATCAAGAAGTATTTTGACATCTTGGGAGGGCCTGCAACTTTCATTCAG GCAGCAGTTCCTCGCATCCTTCAACAAACCGAAGAGGCTTTCTTCAAGAAAACTCTCTATTTGCTGAAGCAGTCCTCAGACATTTGCTGTGATAGGATAAATGAGATCCCTTGTCTTACCTGTCCCAGCAAACCAGAAGGATCCATGGCCGTAATG GTGAAATTAGACCTTTCACTACTGGAAGATATCAATGATGATATTGAGTTTTGTTTCAAGCTCGTCAAAGAGGAAAGCGTTATCTTTCTTCCAG GAACAGCAGTAGGGCTGACCAGTTGGATACGCGTTACATTTGCTGCTGATCCATCTTCCATTGAAGAAGCTTTGAGGAGGACAAAGTCTTTCTACCAAAGGCATGCCAGAAAATTATAG
- the LOC137741364 gene encoding L-type lectin-domain containing receptor kinase IX.1-like, translated as MVAMMIASTLRSPKLHFLLVLFFLLTPPITPLNFSFSSFSVADFATILPEGDAYLDPQFLRLTESAVDQAQSGSVGRATFRQPFLLRENATGKLADFTTNFVFAIDSNHSINYGDGLVFFIAPNGSFLNATLGRGSSLGLPFDSTPSNDTSIVRNQYPFVAVEFDIFSNGKQPAFDDPIFRHVGIDVNSLNSSITSYWDGGIMVGKPNSATITYNSTTKNLSLAVTSFDYNYTEREMTRIYYIIDLKDYLPDWVVVGFSASTGSSVSLHKIISWNFTSSSLVDHEVDTAPPPAVVAVPASNPMASSAYRSKRIGLVIGLGVGGCAVVVGGLGLVLFILRKKRETGESSDEDPVVHELVDNDFEKGAGPRKFSYRELARATNNFGEEEMLGEGGFGGVYKGVIPDLKSPVAVKRMSRGSKQGPKEYASEVKIISRLRHRNLVQLIGWCHERKFLLVYEFMPKGSLDSHLFKEQSVLTWEARYKIAQGLASGLFYLHQQWEQCVLHRDIKSSNIMLDANFNAKLGDFGLARLVDHGQEPQTTALAGTLGYMAPEYVVTGKASKESDVYSFGIVALEICCGRKSIDPKFGSSKVNLVEWVWELYGEERVIEAADPKLCGDFDEQQVECLMIVGLWCAHPDYKMRPSIQQAIQVLNFEAPLPNLPSKVPVATYFAPPRSLSKSDGASGSQGGQTESSG; from the coding sequence ATGGTTGCCATGATGATTGCATCCACACTCCGATCTCCAAAGCTTCACTTCCTACttgttctcttctttctcttaaCCCCTCCTATCACTCCATTAAACTTCAGCTTCTCCAGCTTCAGTGTTGCTGACTTCGCCACTATACTTCCGGAGGGCGATGCGTATTTGGACCCCCAATTCCTCCGCCTCACCGAAAGCGCTGTGGACCAAGCACAGAGCGGCAGTGTCGGCCGAGCCACTTTCCGCCAACCCTTCCTCCTCCGGGAAAACGCGACCGGAAAACTGGCTGATTTCACCACCAATTTTGTCTTCGCCATCGACTCCAATCACAGCATTAACTATGGCGACGGCCTCGTGTTCTTCATAGCCCCAAATGGCTCCTTCCTCAACGCCACACTAGGCCGGGGTAGCAGTCTCGGCCTCCCTTTCGACTCCACACCTTCGAACGATACCAGTATTGTGAGGAATCAGTACCCTTTTGTGGCGGTGGAGTTTGATATCTTCTCAAACGGTAAGCAGCCAGCCTTCGACGACCCCATCTTCCGTCATGTAGGTATCGACGTCAACTCCCTCAACTCTTCTATTACCAGCTACTGGGATGGCGGTATAATGGTTGGCAAACCAAATAGTGCTACCATTACTTACAATTCCACTACAAAAAATCTTAGTCTAGCCGTCACTAGTTTTGATTACAATTATACCGAACGAGAGATGACACGTATTTACTATATTATTGATCTGAAAGATTATTTGCCTGATTGGGTCGTTGTGGGGTTCTCTGCTTCAACGGGTAGCTCTGTTTCTCTTCACAAGATCATCTCATGGAATTTCACTTCTTCTTCACTCGTTGATCACGAGGTTGATACTGCACCACCACCGGCAGTGGTTGCAGTTCCTGCATCAAACCCCATGGCTAGTTCTGCCTATCGAAGTAAGCGCATAGGACTAGTAATTGGGTTAGGAGTTGGAGGATGTGCTGTCGTGGTtggtgggttgggtttggttttGTTCATTTTGCGGAAGAAGAGGGAAACAGGAGAAAGTAGTGATGAAGATCCCGTGGTTCATGAATTGGTTGACAACGACTTTGAAAAGGGGGCTGGTCCCAGGAAGTTTTCGTATAGGGAATTGGCTCGGGCGACGAATAACTTTGGGGAGGAAGAAATGCTTGGAGAGGGAGGATTTGGTGGGGTTTACAAAGGCGTTATACCAGACTTGAAGTCACCGGTTGCTGTTAAGAGGATGTCGAGGGGTTCTAAACAAGGACCGAAGGAGTATGCCTCGGAAGTGAAGATCATTAGTCGACTTAGGCATCGAAATCTTGTTCAACTGATTGGTTGGTGCCATGAAAGAAAATTCTTACTTGTGTATGAGTTCATGCCCAAAGGCAGCTTAGACTCTCATTTGTTCAAAGAGCAAAGCGTGTTAACTTGGGAGGCAAGATACAAAATTGCTCAAGGCTTGGCCTCCGGATTGTTCTACCTACACCAACAATGGGAGCAATGTGTGCTACATAGGGATATCAAGTCCAGCAATATTATGTTGGATGCGAACTTCAACGCGAAACTTGGGGATTTTGGGTTAGCAAGGCTTGTGGACCACGGACAAGAGCCGCAAACGACAGCATTGGCTGGAACCTTGGGTTACATGGCCCCCGAATATGTTGTCACAGGAAAGGCTAGCAAGGAATCAGATGTCTACAGCTTTGGAATTGTTGCTTTGGAGATTTGTTGCGGGAGAAAATCTATCGACCCAAAGTTTGGAAGTAGTAAGGTCAATCTGGTTGAGTGGGTTTGGGAGCTTTATGGAGAGGAGAGAGTTATTGAAGCAGCTGACCCAAAATTATGTGGAGATTTTGATGAGCAACAAGTGGAGTGCCTGATGATTGTTGGCTTGTGGTGTGCTCATCCGGACTACAAGATGAGGCCTTCAATACAACAAGCCATTCAAGTGCTCAACTTTGAGGCTCCATTGCCGAATCTCCCATCAAAGGTGCCGGTGGCCACCTATTTTGCTCCTCCGAGATCGCTCTCAAAGTCAGATGGTGCTTCTGGTTCTCAAGGAGGCCAAACTGAATCTTCAGGCTAA
- the LOC137742310 gene encoding D-amino-acid transaminase, chloroplastic-like → MASHSSSSEKKSDTLEAGDVNDFKVHVFKSSSELLEKLHDKWSQVEKKPYAAMFSSTYGGIILDPALMVIPIDDHMVHRGHGVFDTAVILNGFIYELDVHLNRFLRSSSKAKISSPFPQSTLRTILVQLAAVSQIKKGTLRYWLSAGPGNFLLSPTDLPTPAFYAVVIDEDFSQCKEGVKVITSTIPMKSPEFATMKNVNYLPNVLAKLEAEEKGANASIWVDEEGYIAEGPNVNVAFITHDKELVVPFFDKILSGCTVLRMLELAPKLVEQGRLKAIRTANLTVEEAKNSAEMMYVGSTLPVLPIIAWDEQPIGDGKVGELTMALSDFVWEDMNAGPVGTQRTAVPYTE, encoded by the exons ATGGCAAGCCACAGCTCTTCTTCTGAAAAGAAATCAG ATACATTGGAGGCTGGAGATGTCAATGATTTCAAAGTTCATGTGTTCAAATCATCATCCGAG TTGCTTGAAAAGCTGCATGACAAGTGGAGCCAAGTTGAAAAGAAACCATACGCAGCCATGTTCTCGAGCACTTATGGTGGAATTATTCTTGATCCAGCTTTGATGGTGATTCCAATTGACGATCACATGGTTCATCGAGGCCATGGTGTGTTTGACACAGCGGTTATCTTAAATGG ATTCATCTATGAACTTGATGTCCACCTAAACCGCTTCCTAAGATCATCTTCAAAAGCGAAGATCTCCTCTCCTTTCCCTCAATCAACTCTTCGAACCATTCTTGTGCAACTGGCTGCAGTATCACAGATCAAGAAAGGAACTCTGAGATATTGGCTGAGTGCAGGTCCCGGAAACTTCTTGCTCTCTCCTACAGACCTGCCAACACCCGCTTTCTATGCAGTAGTAATTGACGAGGACTTTTCTCAGTGCAAAGAAGGGGTTAAAGTTATCACATCCACCATTCCCATGAAATCACCTGAGTTTGCAACAATGAAGAATGTGAACTACCTTCCAAATGTCCTTGCAAAATTGGAAGCCGAAGAGAAGGGAGCAAATGCTTCCATATGGGTTGATGAGGAAGGTTACATAGCAGAAGGTCCAAATGTGAATGTCGCTTTTATAACTCATGACAAGGAGCTTGTAGTGCCCTTCTTCGATAAGATCCTTAGTGGGTGCACCGTGCTAAGGATGCTTGAACTAGCACCGAAGTTGGTTGAGCAGGGGCGCCTTAAAGCTATAAGGACTGCAAATCTAACTGTGGAAGAAGCCAAAAACTCAGCTGAAATGATGTATGTAGGAAGCACACTTCCTGTTTTGCCAATTATCGCGTGGGATGAACAACCTATTGGAGATG GAAAGGTGGGAGAATTGACAATGGCACTCTCAGATTTTGTTTGGGAGGATATGAATGCAGGCCCGGTTGGTACGCAGAGGACTGCTGTTCCTTATACCGAGTAA